In Lycium ferocissimum isolate CSIRO_LF1 chromosome 7, AGI_CSIRO_Lferr_CH_V1, whole genome shotgun sequence, the sequence AGAAGGTAAGAACTCAACTAGATAGGATTTTCTGtacagttttttttaaaaaaaatctttatgaACATTTTTTATGAAGTTAAACTTAGATGGATGCGCTCATATAAATCTCATATCAGTAAGTTGTGGAAGGAAtaaacagaaagaaaaaatcTTGATCCTTAAACATCTGGAATGGTTCAACTGCACAATTAGCTAGTACCTTTTTTGTTACAACATTTTTTACATAATAAAATCTCTTAAACCCTTCAAGAACCACATACTGGAACTTTTTCTGTTAATTATGATACACATAGACAATGATACGTTTAGATATTGTGTCTGTATGTACACATAATAAGTGCATTGGTAGGAGCAGAGTGACTTGATTAATAGACATCTTTTATAACTGGATCATCCCCTGCTTCTTTGTCCTTGTGTATGTAAGTGATGTTATTTTTACCGGGACCTGCTCTAGACAATAAAATgcgtcgagaaaataataatcaagacagaaAAATATCGCAACGATCGTATGATTTGATTTCAcaatatgagtgttacaatctctataaTTCCTCTGATTCGTCttttcaacaattaattcaagggcttttaaatttgatcttgaacttgatggatttgattttgacttggacttgaattcaagggcttttgagcttgatcttgaatttatgctggatttgattttgatttgaattGATTCGTCACGAACACTTTGATGGCCGCCACGAACAAGTGAATTTGATCTTGAACACCTTGATATTTGATTCACCTTCGTTCTTGATCTTCggatatttgaaacttgtagAGAAATGCTTGTAGCTTGTAGAAAAACTTGTAGtgtttgatccacgagctccCTCTGGCTTCTTGTTTGAATTTATGGTCCCTTTTCTAAATtatgagacccctatttatagttgtaggatggaggagttgtgataaggaTAGACTCCTCTCGGCCAATCAGATTTAAGCTGATATGGGAATATTTGATTGGCCGTaacatgtcacttgtacacgtggcgcatcttcattggcctttgatttgactaggcatgctgcattattttgacacgtggcatgacCCTATAGGCTCCTTTATTTGACTTGGCGTGCCAAGTCATTTGAAACGTGGCACCAAGCTGGGCCTCTTGGAAAAGACATCATCTTGGGCTTAACAAAATGAGCTAGCCCAATGCATTGGGACCTTTttaatcaaattcatatttattggactTAAACAATTAATCCAATTACATTAGCTCATaatttatttggactaatatatcttgaatttaatataatctGAATTTCTTACGGATTTAattaaattcaataaaattcCGTTGTCTACAAATGCCCCTACTTTATGGCTTGTCGGAATGTGAACGTGTCGAAACCAAAGACGGGCCTTAAAGTATCATGAAGACACAGAGGCGGATCCATGATTTTAAGGTTGTGggttcccaaaaaaaaaaaaattaaaacaacaacatacctagtgtagtCCCACAGCCACAAGTAAATCACAGCATTCCGGAAAAAGAAATGAGAGAAGTAACCAATGTCGTATGTTGTGAGGAGAATGCCTTTGTCTTGCATAAATGAAAAAACCAAAAACTAACTAGAACTAGATCCAacaatcaaaagaaaaagtccCTTATACTAACACTGGCCAATTGACATTACAAAACAATACAAAGCTAAGATCTATCATAGCTTCTAGACATACTGAAAAATTGAAATcctttatataaataaaagtagCTAATCACATTATCATTACAATTGTACTCGACGAACAACCATCTTCTGAAAACGATCAATGATTGCTTCATTAGGTACACTTTCAAATATCTCATTCTCGATGTAACAAACTAAACAATCATCCAAAAATTCATCACCAATTCTGCTACGCAAGTCATTTTTAATATACTTCATCGAAGAAAAAGCTCTTTCCACCGTTGCAGTAGCGACAGGTAATATTAAGCTTAACTTCACAAGTAAATAAACAAGTCTCCAAGTCTTGTGCAAATTTGTTTTAACCAATATCTCTGAAAGATCTCCAAGTCTTTTCAAGTTAGAGAAAGCATTGTTCACTTCTCGCACATAATCAATATAGTTGTCAAGCTCAAATCTAAGATCCTCAAGCATGGAAACACTAAACTCATCCCGATAATGTGTAGCAAGTTTCATAATCCTCTCTTTATCATAATTTGCAAAAGAATTATCTGGACTCAAATCTAGCCATACCAAGAAGTAGATCAGTATTCACTTCATCAAAACGATTGTTAAGCTCTGCAAGTTGCAAATCAATGACAGTATTAAAAACTTCTACACGCAAATGATGAGAATATTTGACACTTGAGATCTTACGCTTTGATTTTCCAAGAGCATAATTCTTATCCATTTCGGGGATCACAATATCATGCTTGACACAAAATGAAGAGACATCTTTTACCAAAGAATCCCATTTAGACTCTCTCATAGATTGCAATTGTCTCTTTGTGAAACCAACAAGGTTCATCGCATTTACGATATCTTGATCTTTTCTTTGCAAGACCATATTCAAATCATGTGTAATTGCCAACACTTTCAACATCAAATGCAATGTATACATAAACTCATAAGATCTTATGTCATCTACTAAACTTTTTGCTAGTGATCTCTCTTGATAATTTGAACCCTCCTTAGCAAGAACTCCAAGTACATGAATAATTGAGGAGAATAAACTAATAAAGTTACGCACTGTCTTAAAATGAGAACTCCAGCGTGTATCCCCTGCCCTTTGAAGTCCAAGTTCTTAATTCAATCCACTTCCTGTTTGAACATCACCGAGAACTAGTAGTTCCTTTAATTTTTCTGCTTGATCATCTCTAAGCATCTCCCTACGCTTAAAAGAACCTACAATAACATTTAAAACATTAGCAAGAATATCAAAAAATTGATCTACCTCATGATGCTTCTTTGTAACAACTACAAGAGTTAATTGTAATTGATGAGCAAAGCAATGTGTGCAATATGCCGAAGGAGAATCTTTCATAATCAAAGTTTTAAGACCATTGATTTCTCCCTGCATGTTACTAGCTCCATCATAACCCGGTCCCCGAATTTGAGATTAACTCAAATTATGTTCTAAAAGTAAAGAATATATTGCGTCTTTCAACGATCGTGCAAATTTATCTTTAGCATGAACAACACTAAGGAATCGCTCAATTAGTTTACCCTCTTTGTTGACATACCGCAAAACAAGAGCCATTTGTTCTTTATGAGAGACATCCTTAGACTCATCAAGTAATATCCCAAAGTAATCCCCATTTAAGTCTTCAACAATTGCTTTCATTGTTTTTTTTGCGCAAGAACTCACAATGTCTTTTTGGATACTTGGACAAATCATGATGTCATTTTGTGGAGCATTCTCTAACACAACTTGTTTCACATCTTCATTCTTATCGGCATACCACTTTAAGAGATCTAAAAAGTTTCCTCTTCTTGCGGAAGTTTCACTTTCATCATGGCCTTGAAAAGGCATTCcttcttttaaaagaaaccttGCAACATCAATCGAAGCATTCAAGAGAACCTGATATTTGCTTTTAGTTTCCTCCTTTTCCTTGTCAAAACAAGTTAGAATAGATTGTGCTTGATTATCTAAATCTAACATCATCTTGAAACACCGATAATGAACACTATTCACTTCACCCACATGTTTATTAAGTCTTTCTAAACCCTTATTCCAACTTCTAAAACCATCCACTGTGAAAGGATCGCCTACTTGTTTTCCATGTCCTCCCGTCTCATTTTTAAACAAGTAACAACATAAGCAAAAAGCTGCATCTTTTTCAATGTTGTATTCTAACCATCCCGAATATGAAGTGTTGAACCAATCAGAATGAAAAGAAAGTGGTTTGTCACCAAAATATATTGTTGGAAAAGCAAAGCGATCACAAGGTTTACACGGACCCTTGTTAATTTAATATCTCCTCACTCTATCATGTAGATTAGGAGAATAATCtgaaatttgttttcttttagcaGGATCGGATTCAAGAGGACCCAAATCCAACATCTTGTCTTTACCTGATGGTCGAGAAGGATTGCCATCATCGATGTTGTGAATATCTGGACATGGAGGAGAGCTTAGCGCAGGAGAATTTGAAGTGGTTTGAGGCTTGAAAAATTTTGTGATCATATCAATTCTCACTTCACAATTTCAACCTGTTTAAatacaaaatattaatttaattcAGATCACATTCTAGCATCAAATATGAGCTTTGCAATAAAATATAATGTTAGGAATTTCACAAATTGGGTAGAACACTCAAATACCCCTGAATAAAGTTTATCAAGTGCTCTGTATGATTTAAACTCTATTTATGGACTTCTAGTATGGAGCAACACTTAGATACACTTATTCAGTGAGAAATAGGCTAAATTTTAGTAAAAGAAGATAGCTAGAACAAAAAGATGGCAATAATAATTAGTAAAATAAGAAAGGTATGAAGAATTGGAGAAATAAATACCTGAACTTGTATTATGCCTATGTTGCGATTGAAGATGAAATATGTTTGCCTCACTTTGATTCTGGACTTTGGTATGGAGATTGGAGAaataaactttattttttaacccTAACTTTCTTGTTTCTCATTTGTTTTGATTtaatatttgatttgaaaaattgGGATTTGGGTAAAAGTAATAATTTATTAGTTAActttataatttgttttttttttctgaaaaagaaagaagaagaaaggtgttttgagaaagaaagaagaagaaagatgctctgggaattggaaaagaaaaaagaagaaaacgtGTTTTGAAAAAGATGGAAGAACTAAGAAGAAACGTGTGCTTtggaaaaggcaaaaaaaagaaaaagaaaagtgggGTCACCTTATGCtggcaaaaaaggaaaagaaaattttgaattgaAAAAAGTGTCTCCAACGCGAATCGATCCCGCGTACAGCGGGACAAATTCCCTTCACGTCTCCCTCCTTTGCCAGCGATCCATCAGCCACATAGTTATGGGTTCCAAACTGTTAATTCTTATACTTGACtataattttcaacataaaaatagGACATACATTAGCGGATGTGGGTTCCCGAGAACCCACACCGCTACTGTAGATCCACCCCTGTGAAGACATCGAATTTAAATATCATGTTGACTTTGAACTCCAAAACGTTGGCCATTCATTTGTAATGCATGCTTGCTGCCTGAAATATTTTTCTCTGAGACTAATGTATCATTGATGCATATTTGCTTACAAGTATGGATTATTGACGTTACTGTTTTTGCATTTGAAGTTTAACTTTGCCAAAAATTCTCACTTTTGCAtggttagaaaaaaaaacaaaatcccCTCCAACTGCAATGATTGAAGTTGAGTATGTGTCATGCATTTAGCTAACCTTCCTTTATGCAATAATCCACCTACGTCATATTTAATTGCGATGGAAAATTATACCACCGCCACTAACCGCCCAATTCATTCAGGAaacttatttcatgattatccCACATCGAAACTTTCTTCCTTACCTCCCGCCTTTTGAAAACTATATAAAGCCCATACGTTTATGTTGTATTAATCACCTATCTCGGCATATTTGACCCACCCTAGAGTTTGTGCTTTGATTTGCTAGAAAATACCAGTGATCGGGTAATTTCTTTTCtacaattttccttttttttttctcccttttttcttttccattttggTGTGTTTTATGTTCCCTTCTTCTTTTGCAGCGGTGGATCCGTTCTTGAACCATAACAATGTCCTTATCGATGGAGTGTCTTTATCAACGGAACACCCAATTTAACAGAGTGTCCTCATTGACGAAGTGTCCCTATCAACATAACGCCTTTATCAACGGAATGTCCTTATCAACGGAATACCCACTTTGATAAAGTGTCCATACCGAAGGAGTGTCCTTATCAATGGAATATCCATATCGGCGAAATGCTTATATCGACGGAATGTCCTTATTGACAGAATGCCTAAATCGACAGAATGCCCACTCCGACGGAATGCCCACTCTGACGGAATGTCCTTATCGACGGAATGCCCTTATAGACGGGCTATCAAAGTGCAAATCCACGACGCCAAAAGTCCATATCGACAGAATATCAAAGGACAAATCCGTGGTGCCAAAATGTCCATATCAATGGaatattaaattataaattcaCGACGCCAAATATCCATATCGAAGGAACAGCAAAATATAAATCCATGACGCCAAATATCTATATCGACGGAATATCAAGCAGCAAGTCAATGGCACCAAATCTATAACAACGGAATATCAGAGGACAAATTTGCGAAAAGGCCAGCTTAAGGTGCAAAGGGACTAAACTAGTCCACCTTAAGACATGGAAATTTAGAGATACTTTTAAGGATAAATCCGCCAAAGGCCAGCTTAAGGTGCAACGTGAATAAACTGGTCCACCTTAAGGCATGGAAATTTAGAGATCCTTTTAAGGATAAATCAACCAAAGGCCAGCTTAGAGTGCAAAGGGATTAAATTAGTCCACCTTAAGGCATGGAACTTTAGAGATCCTTTTAAGGATAAATCTGTCAAAGGCCAAGGTTCAAAGGGACTAAATTAGTCCACCTTAAGGAATGGAAATTTAGAGATCCTTTGGCTTGAAGACTATACTTGGCGATCTTTGAAGGCTTCAACTTGGCACGTGGTGGATTTGAGATTCCAACTTGAAGACTCAATGGATttgaagacttcaacttgcaaaCATGGTGGATTTAAAAGTTTAACTTGAAGTCTGGCGGATTggaagacttcaacttgcagaTGTTGTGGCTTTGGACTTCAACTTCAAGAGTTGGCGGATTTAACGCCTTCAACTTGAAACCGGTAGATTTACAGAGCTCAACTTGTTGATTTGACCACTTGTTAAGAGGTTGCAGTCATCCCATTGGAGAAATCCATTTGCCATGGAGATTTTCCCCCATCGGACCATCGTTATTTAGTGAAGGTCCAAATTTTAATAAAAGGATGTCTGTATGTACGATCTGCATGTGCCTTGTCAGACGGATTCATTCCATCATACTTCACTTAAACAACGCATAGAGTGATGTATTTTTTTAACTCGTGAGATTGAGCTTAGAATGAAACTCTAAGCGGCCTACGTACCTCGGTGAAGTGGATCAAGTCATTCCGTAGTTcagaaaaatgagttttttttttgtgtcctaaCTTTTGCCTAGGCCGCCTCTCGCGAGGTTTTCAACCGAAcggactaattttttttttttttttggccctgCACAGTTTTTACTCCTGCGTGCCAGGAGTAACATGCAGTTCATGCTTGTACGTCAAGGAGCATCATCTTGCTTCAAGGATAGTACTTCTTCAAGAACTTTGCGTTGATTGGACCGATCCTCATGCCATCCGCATCAACAAGCTTGTAAGCGCCACTTAAATACGCTTCTTGTTCTATCCCATTTTGAGGTGAATTTGCCCCCAGACTTATAGGAAACGATGATGGGTTTTCTTACTGCAAGGACTTGATCTCCCACTTGGAAGCACCTCAAGCGAACTTTTTGTAGAAGGCACGAAATAGACGGGCTTGATAACATTCAAGATTTTGTTGAGCCTCCAGCCTTTTCTCATCAAATGCTTCTAACTCTGCAAGACGCAATCGAGCATTTTCCTCTTCGGTGAGCCATTCTTGAATACCAAGTCGTAAAGAAGGTATTTGGCGCTCGAAGTGGTAGGACTTTGCTTCAACTCCATAAGCAAGCGAGTATGGGGTTACTTGCGTTGCGTGTCTTTGTAAGTCGTCCTATATGCCCACAAAGCTTCTTCCATTTGTTTATGCAAATCTCATTTGGACTTGGAGACAACCTTTTTCAACAAGTTACACAGAGTCTTATTGAACGTTTCAGCTAGACCGTTAGCAGCAGCATGATACATAGAAGATTTACGCTGCTTGAAACCGAAGAGATCACAATTCTTGTTTATCAATTTGTTATCAAATGGCTTGCCATTATCCGTTATTATGTAACAAGGAATTCCAAAGCGGTAGATGATATTTACTCGGATGAAGTTCGCAACATTCTCATTCTTCACTTCCTTAAGAGCGACAGCTTCGGCCATTTTGAGAAGTAATCGGTTGCAGCCAAGATGTACAAGTGTCCACCAGAAGATTTCGGCAACAGACCAACGACGTACAACCCCCAAGCGTCAAATGGCCAAGATGTGATAGTCGGGTGTAATGCTTCGGGCGACTGATGTATAAAATTCGCATGAAACTAAAAAGCCTTGCATCTTCAAGCATAGTCCAAGCAATCCTTCACCATTGTTGGCCAATAATATCCCATCCTTTTTATGTGGAAGTGGAGCTTTGGTTCAGATTGATGTGATCCACATACTCCTGAATGTGATTCTTGCAAAGCTTAGACTGCTTCATCCTCCCTCAAACATCGCAAGAGTACTCCCTCAAAAGATCTTCTATATAAATTATCCTTGTAGTAAAGGAATCAAGGTACACGACAATGAATTTCAGTTCTTCTCGAGTCTTCGACGATCCCATAACTCAAGTAGTCAATGATGGGTTGTCGCTAGTCTTCCTTCGCAGCTTCAGAAATAGCTACGAGATGCTCAAGATCTTTTTCCGCGCCTTCATCCTCATTTAACAGAGGTACTACCCATTTCTGGCAGATAGTCACTTGTGTTTGATCTGGCAGAGTTAGCGTTGAAGCTAGAGCACGAAGCGTCGgctttcttattttcctttctcgaaATGTCCTGAAGAGTCACATCACCAAGCCATCCTATCAACTTCTGAGCATAACCATGATAGGGGAGTAATTCAGGCTTCTTGACTTCATAGCTTCCCAAGAGTTGATTGATCACCAACTGAGAGTCACCAAAGACTTGCGAATCGCAATCGCTTCATGTCGATGTACCATTTCAAGTCCAAGTATTAGTGGTTGATATTCAGCGACATTGTTAGAGCAACGTTGTGTCAAAGTAAAAGAGTATGGTAGAACTTCTCCCTGCGAAGCAACAAGCACCACACCAGCACCAGCTCCATCACGTTGTGCAACACCATCAAAGTACATTTTCCACGGAGCTTGAATTTCGACGACCATTGCATCTTCATCAGGAAGTTCATCAGTTAGCTCCCAATAATCAGGTATCGGGTGATCCGCTAAGAAGTCCGCTAATGCCT encodes:
- the LOC132062415 gene encoding uncharacterized protein LOC132062415, giving the protein MMLDLDNQAQSILTCFDKEKEETKSKYQVLLNASIDVARFLLKEGMPFQGHDESETSARRGNFLDLLKWYADKNEDVKQVVLENAPQNDIMICPSIQKDIVSSCAKKTMKAIVEDLNGDYFGILLDESKDVSHKEQMALVLRYVNKEGSFKRREMLRDDQAEKLKELLVLGDTRWSSHFKTVRNFISLFSSIIHVLGVLAKEGSNYQERSLAKSLVDDIRSYEFMYTLHLMLKVLAITHDLNMVLQRKDQDIVNAMNLVGFTKRQLQSMRESKWDSLVKDVSSFCVKHDIVIPEMDKNYALGKSKRKISSVKYSHHLRVEVFNTVIDLQLAELNNRFDEVNTDLLLGMARFESR
- the LOC132062416 gene encoding uncharacterized protein LOC132062416, which codes for MAEAVALKEVKNENVANFIRVNIIYRFGIPCYIITDNGKPFDNKLINKNCDLFGFKQRKSSMYHAAANGLAETFNKTLCNLLKKDDLQRHATQVTPYSLAYGVEAKSYHFERQIPSLRLGIQEWLTEEENARLRLAELEAFDEKRLEAQQNLECYQARLFRAFYKKFA